In Streptomyces diastaticus subsp. diastaticus, the following proteins share a genomic window:
- a CDS encoding alpha/beta hydrolase codes for MGCWTGTTWWAWTCAAPAARVPRSVRPPSPWTPVRRPPPPSRRSARAHWDRLARAHAACAEADPAWVASLTTADAARDLEALRAALGAPRLHYYGVSWGTSLGVTYRTLFPGRSGRMLLESVVAPDPDLRGLLDG; via the coding sequence GTGGGCTGCTGGACCGGTACGACCTGGTGGGCCTGGACGTGCGCGGCACCGGCCGCTCGCGTCCCGCGGTCTGTCCGGCCGCCGAGTCCCTGGACGCCGGTCCGCCGTCCGCCGCCCCCCTCGCGCCGGTCCGCCCGCGCCCACTGGGATCGGCTGGCGCGCGCCCACGCCGCGTGCGCGGAGGCCGACCCGGCCTGGGTCGCCTCCCTGACCACCGCCGACGCCGCCCGCGACCTGGAGGCGCTGCGTGCGGCGCTGGGCGCGCCCCGGCTGCACTACTACGGGGTGTCGTGGGGGACGAGCCTCGGCGTCACGTACCGCACGCTGTTCCCGGGCCGGTCCGGCCGGATGCTGCTGGAGTCGGTGGTGGCGCCCGACCCGGATCTGCGGGGACTGCTGGACGGGTGA
- a CDS encoding alpha/beta hydrolase: MRGRSRSSGRPYGERRTTYPVLGGSRPMFPGSGQVPGTSTCAGLPAPDRPPVEPGRAGGPLLLVAHRDEVVTPLPWARAMRARTGGSLLVVADGEHATVTGGACAGRVTAFFTQAGGDAGTGGGVRALTPGRPRGHSLRARRRRPGWGSGSRPRGGVLWWAGTTRAGVPPVSGTAPGGTVVRPLVQAGRIDAPAPEARPGHAAGACALFASSVEAAGTGCGDQHGVVVRSHHLADAGGPAATTTRRSGSRTGPRLARRRVTDDGRRATGDGRRATGRATGERDGRRGRHG; the protein is encoded by the coding sequence ATGCGGGGTCGTTCGCGGAGCAGTGGGCGGCCCTACGGTGAACGGCGGACCACCTACCCGGTGCTGGGAGGGTCCCGTCCGATGTTCCCCGGCAGTGGTCAGGTGCCGGGCACCAGCACCTGCGCGGGCCTGCCCGCGCCGGACCGGCCACCGGTCGAGCCCGGCCGCGCCGGCGGCCCTCTGCTGCTGGTGGCCCACCGGGACGAGGTGGTGACACCGCTGCCGTGGGCGCGGGCGATGCGGGCCCGCACCGGAGGCTCCCTGCTTGTGGTGGCCGACGGCGAGCACGCCACCGTGACGGGCGGGGCCTGTGCGGGCCGGGTCACGGCGTTCTTCACCCAGGCCGGAGGAGACGCCGGCACGGGAGGCGGTGTGCGAGCCCTGACGCCGGGGCGGCCTCGCGGCCACTCACTCCGTGCGCGGAGGCGGAGACCTGGGTGGGGCTCGGGGAGCCGACCGCGCGGAGGGGTTCTGTGGTGGGCGGGGACGACGCGGGCAGGGGTGCCGCCGGTGAGCGGCACGGCGCCGGGCGGGACCGTGGTCCGCCCGCTGGTGCAGGCGGGGCGCATCGACGCGCCGGCGCCGGAGGCCCGGCCGGGCCACGCGGCCGGCGCGTGTGCCCTGTTCGCCTCCTCGGTCGAGGCCGCCGGCACCGGCTGCGGGGACCAGCACGGCGTCGTCGTGCGGAGCCACCATCTGGCGGACGCCGGCGGGCCTGCGGCGACCACGACGAGGCGAAGCGGCTCCAGGACGGGGCCGCGGCTGGCCCGGAGACGGGTGACGGACGACGGGCGACGGGCGACGGGCGACGGGCGACGGGCGACGGGCCGGGCAACGGGCGAGCGCGACGGGCGACGCGGGCGACACGGGTGA